In Aspergillus nidulans FGSC A4 chromosome II, a single window of DNA contains:
- a CDS encoding TFIIH/NER complex subunit SSL1 (transcript_id=CADANIAT00004371) codes for MADSDDEYIGGLSGDEGDDDIIRETRGAVGQAPKRRKQKGGAEFELARTWETLVEGADGTISSTVGGLLEASKRKRLLKDTTPLQRGIIRHIILILDLSQSMMEKDLRPTRYLLTLRYAQEFVREFFEQNPISQVGVIGLRDGLALRISDMSGNPTEHISAIQDLRSQDPKGLPSLQNGLEMARGALFHTPSHGTREIFIVFGSLLSSDPGDIHQTITTLIDDKIRVGIVGLAAQVAICRELCSRTNGGDDTYYGVALNEQHFRELMLAVTTPPATYSQKQSASSLLMMGFPSRTIESFPSLCACHSNPTPGGYLCSRCNSKVCGLPAECPSCGLTLILSTHLARSYHHLFPLMNWVEVSWERAHRSTTCFACGIAFPTIPPKEQWQATQNLAKGMSVSSRYECTVCENHFCIDCDLFAHEVVHNCPGCQSRVVRHPQDDIPRVQESVDQMDTSR; via the exons ATGGCGGATTCTGATGATGAATATATTGGAGGTCTCTCAGGAGATGAGGGGGACGATGATATCATTCGAGAAACGCGAGGCGCCGTCGGCCAGGCTCCGAAGCGGAGGAAACAGAAGGGCGGAGCGGAATTCGAGCTTGCGCGAACGTGGGAAACCCTGGTTGAAGGAGCAGATGGCACGATCAGCTCAACAGTGGGAGGGTTATTGGAAGCCAGTAAGAGAAAGAG GCTTCTAAAGGACACAACACCACTGCAGCGCGGAATTATACGCCATATAATATTGATCCTGGATCTATCACAgtcgatgatggagaaagacCTACGACCAACGCGGTATCTTCTGACACTACGATATGCCCAAGAGTTTGTAAGGGAATTCTTCGAACAGAATCCTATCTCTCAGGTTGGTGTTATCGGGCTGAGAGATGGCCTTGCGCTACGGATCAGTGATATGAGCGGAAATCCGACCGAACATATCAGCGCGATACAGGATTTAAGGAGTCAGGATCCGAAGGGCCTTCCTAGTCTGCAAAATGGGCTTGAAATGGCCAGAGGTGCACTCTT CCATACCCCCAGCCATGGAACGCGAGAAATATTCATTGTCTTCGGCTCACTGCTTTCCTCCGACCCTGGTGACATTCATCAGACTATCACCACACTTATCGATGATAAAATTCGTGTTGGAATCGTGGGCCTTGCTGCCCAGGTAGCAATCTGCCGTGAGTTGTGCTCTAGGACAAATGGTGGCGATGATACCTACTACGGCGTTGCCCTTAACGAGCAGCATTTTCGAGAGTTAATGTTGGCTGTAACAACTCCTCCTGCCACATATTCTCAGAAACAATCCGCAAGCTCACTTCTTATGATGGGCTTCCCATCCCGTACCATCGagtcttttccttctctctgcGCATGTCATTCTAATCCCACGCCGGGGGGGTATTTATGCTCGCGGTGCAACAGCAAAGTCTGCGGCCTTCCTGCTGAGTGTCCATCCTGCGGTCTTACTTTGATTTTATCAACCCACCTTGCTCGGTCTTATCATCATTTATTCCCTCTAATGAATTGGGTTGAAGTTTCTTGGGAACGTGCGCACCGCAGCACGACATGTTTCGCATGCGGTATTGCCTTTCCTACAATCCCCCCGAAAGAGCAATGGCAGGCCACTCAGAACCTCGCCAAGGGAATGAGTGTAAGCAGTCGTTACGAATGCACAGTGTGCGAAAATCATTTTTGTATTGATTGTGATCTCTTTGCTCATGAGGTGGTACATAATTGCCCTGGTTGTCAGAGCAGGGTTGTCCGCCATCCCCAGGACGATATACCTAGAGTTCAAGAAAGTGTAGATCAAATGGATACCTCAAGATGA
- a CDS encoding Rab family GTPase ypt1 (transcript_id=CADANIAT00004373), producing the protein MNPEYDYLFKLLLIGDSGVGKSCLLLRFADDTYTESYISTIGVDFKIRTIELDGKTVKLQIWDTAGQERFRTITSSYYRGAHGICVVYDVTDMDSFNNVKQWLQEIDRYATEGVNKLLVGNKSDMEDKKVVEYTVAKEFADSLGIPFLETSAKNASNVEQAFLTMARQIKERMGTATVNNKPTVQVGQGQGVQSGSAGGCC; encoded by the exons ATGAACCCTGA ATACGATTACCTCTTCAAACTTCTCCTTATCGGAGACTCCGGCGTTGGAAAGTCCTGCTTGCTCCTTCGATTCGCCGATGATACCTATACAGAAAGCTACATCTCCACTATCGGCGTGGATTTT AAAATCCGCACTATTGAACTTGATGGCAAGACTGTGAAGCTTCAGATT TGGGACACCGCAGGCCAAGAGCGCTTCCGAACCATTACGTCCTCTTACTACCGTGGCGCTCATGGTATCTGCGTTGTATACGATGTTACCGATATGGACTCTTTTAACAACGTGAAGCAGTGGCTTCAGGAGATTGACCGCTATGCGACTGAAGGTGTCAACAAGCTTCTCGTGGGCAACAAGAGCGATATGGAGGACAAAAAAGTCGTGGAATACACTGTCGCAAAG GAATTCGCCGATAGTCTTGGAATCCCATTTTTGGAGACATCTGCCAAGAATGCTTCGAACGTTGAACAAGCTTTCTTAACCATGGCTCGACAGATCAAGGAACGCATGGGCACTGCAACCGTGAATAACAAGCCAACTGTGCAAGTCGGCCAGGGTCAGGGTGTCCAGTCTGGATCTGCCGGTGGCTGCTGTTAG
- a CDS encoding protein chkB (transcript_id=CADANIAT00004375) — MVPRNEQSSLKRSRVTADHESQDQKKPRRSERISSQQQSQTPVIQSYLPTPLTHHDSTATDLRNEMTATPPSQALPRSPSDLGSPPGDTQALSQFVYPPRAFADDVEDEAAEGVWGYLIPLDDKVRDALVLRKRDGCDAKPTKERSSKERKSRESSTKHAANRRPGGYLIGRHPECDLSLNIPTVSNRHFLVFPENRRGDTVAILEDLSSNGTFINDAIVGRNKHRELEDGDEVTVLDEVRFVFRAPRTKNISGFRQQYRVLQQLGKGHFATVYLCVERTTGAKFAVKVFEKRADSKSQNDALMQEIGLLMSVSHPNLLCLKDTFDESDGVYLVLELAPEGELFNMIIRKQKFTEKETRHIFRQLFEGLKYLHDRGIVHRDIKPENILVADNKLTVKLGDFGLAKIIGEDSFTTTLCGTPSYVAPEILQESRRRKYTKAVDIWSLGVVLYICLCGFPPFSDELYTPENPYTLAQQIKLGRFDYPSPYWDSVGDPALDLIDRMLTVDVDKRITVDECLQHPWLTGELPSVTDSTDGLTGALGNLDFSKRKIARERTLLSGINDVRSSQQKTGDGASVKVYHKNIAGQRMHNQRATRQHEFPNKNSGPKDFVNLGECGDPVLFEEEPTSRHN; from the exons ATGGTACCACGAAATGAGCAAAGTTCCCTTAAGCGCAGCAGG GTTACTGCAGACCACGAATCGCAAGATCAAAAGAAGCCCAGACGGTCTGAGAGGATCAGTTCACAGCAACAATCGCAGACACCTGTCATACAGTCATACCTACCCACTCCGCTAACGCATCATGACTCTACGGCTACGGACTTACGAAACGAAATGACAGCTACTCCGCCAAGTCAAGCTCTTCCGCGGTCACCTTCTGACCTAGGGTCTCCTCCTGGCGATACACAAGCGCTCTCGCAATTCGTCTACCCTCCCAGAGCGTTTGCCGATGACGTCGAAGATGAAGCCGCAGAAGGGGTTTGGGGTTACCTCATACCTCTTGACGATAAAGTCCGGGACGCTCTTGTGCTCCGGAAACGTGATGGCTGCGACGCGAAGCCTACCAAGGAGCGATCATCCAAGGAGCGGAAATCTAGGGAGTCTTCCACGAAACACGCTGCCAACCGACGTCCTGGGGGCTACTTGATTGGACGACATCCAGAATGTG ACTTGTCGCTCAATATTCCAACTGTATCTAACCGCCATTTTCTGGTGTTCCCTGAAAACCGTAGGGGCGATACAGTAGCTATCCTCGAGGATTTGTCCAGTAACGGCACGTTTATCAATGATGCAATTGTTGGCCGAAACAAACATCGCGAACTGGAAGATGGTGACGAGGTGACCGTATTGGACGAGGTGCGGTTCGTTTTTAGAGCACCCCGGACAAAGAATATTAGCGGATTTCGGCAGCAGTATCGAGTCTTGCAACAACTTGGAAAGGGACACTTTGCAACGGTCTACCTTTGCGTAGAACGCACTACTGGGGCAAAGTTTGCGGTAAAAGTATTTGAGAAACGAGCTGACTCCAAGTCTCAAAACGACGCGTTGATGCAAGAAATCGGCCTCCTGATGAGCGTTAGCCATCCAAATTTGCTCTGCCTCAAGGACACATTTGATGAAAGTGATGGGGTATATCTCGTGCTAGAACTTGCTCCGGAAGGGGAGCTTTTCAATATGATCATACGCAAACAGAAGTTTACGGAAAAAGAGACTCGCCACATCTTCCGTCAACTCTTCGAAGGCCTGAAATATCTG CATGACCGTGGAATTGTCCACCGAGATATCAAACCGGAGAACATATTAGTTGCCGACAACAAATTGACCGTAAAATTGGGAGATTTCGGGCTGGCCAAGATAATTGGTGAGGACTCATTCACGACTACGCT ATGTGGCACACCAAGTT ATGTTGCTCCCGAGATACTCCAAGAATCTCGCCGTCGAAAATACACCAAAGCTGTCGATATCTGGTCACTTGGTGTCGTCCTCTACATATGCCTCTGTGGCTTTCCCCCTTTCTCTGATGAACTCTATACGCCAGAGAATCCTTACACACTGGCCCAACAAATCAAGCTAGGGCGCTTTGACTACCCATCACCGTACTGGGATTCTGTGGGAGATCCCGCCTTGGATCTTATAGACAGGATGCTTACAGTCGACGTCGATAAAAGAATCACTGTCGATGAAtgtcttcaacatccatGGCTCACAGGCGAGCTCCCAAGCGTGACCGATAGCACAGACGGTCTCACGGGTGCGTTGGGAAACTTGGACTTCTCCAAAAGGAAAATTGCCCGGGAGAGAACTCTCCTCAGCGGTATCAATGATGTACGTTCCAGCCAGCAAAAGACGGGAGACGGAGCCTCCGTTAAAGTTTACCATAAGAACATTGCTGGTCAACGTATGCATAACCAGAGGGCTACTCGCCAGCATGAGTTCCCGAACAAGAATAGTGGACCCAAAGATTTTGTTAATCTTGGGGAGTGCGGAGATCCGGTATTATTTGAAGAGGAACCGACAAGCCGCCACAATTGA
- a CDS encoding DUF5572 domain-containing protein (transcript_id=CADANIAT00004370) encodes METSSPHPRESITTAQTESRNPQADIFEQLSTYPFSTDREFAGGLAIILGHPETPASDEEIARDDDLVLQAKCYYFIRKNNLALPLDVATYKSWLEARRTSSTSIDGSRETGSSQISASSLSPTTVPASKPTSQEPTYPTSFAHIVELITTGQPVPGIQHIPDILLTGQGAASAKPKRLKPWEKGETA; translated from the exons ATGGAGACATCTTCCCCGCATCCCCGCGAAAGCATCACCACCGCGCAAACAGAATCTCGAAACCCGCAGGCGGATATCTTTGAGCAATTGAGCACATATCCTTTCTCGACCGATCGCGAATTTGCAGGCGGCCTTGCCATTATACTCGGTCACCCCGAGACGCCGGCCTCAGACGAGGAGATTGCTCGCGATGATGATTTGGTCCTGCAGGCGAAGTGTTATTATTTTATCAG AAAGAATAACCTTGCGCTGCCGCTAGATGTTGCGACCTACAAGTCCTGGCTTGAAGCTAGGCGTACTTCGAGTACCTCCATAGATGGCTCGCGAGAAACCGGCTCATCGCAAATTTCCGCATCATCTCTGTCCCCGACTACAGTCCCGGCATCGAAGCCGACATCACAAGAGCCAACATATCCCACATCGTTCGCTCATATCGTTGAGCTTATTACAACGGGCCAGCCGGTTCCAGGAATCCAACATATACCAGACATTCTTTTAACGGGCCAAGGAGCTGCGAGTGCAAAGCCCAAGAGACTGAAACCTtgggagaagggggagacCGCTTAA
- the pmp47 gene encoding putative peroxisomal membrane protein Pmp47 (transcript_id=CADANIAT00004374), giving the protein MSLSKVEDPKKVAAAAAAQQSDNIAHALAGAGGGILSMVLTYPLITLSTRAQVESKRAQSSTIDAIRRIVQREGIVGLYSGLESALFGISVTNFVYYYWYEWTRSAFEKAAEKAGRSKKLSTLESMIAGAIAGSATVLLTNPIWVVNTRVTARKSAEDDQSLPGAPKKQRPSTFGTLMDLLQKEGPTALFAGVLPALVLVINPILQYTIFEQLKNIVERRRRMTPKDAFYLGALGKILATSITYPYITVKSRMHVASKDGPKESLNGSLKRIIKEEGYTGLYKGIGPKVTQSAITAAFLFAFKDVLYDAMASLRRSRVSK; this is encoded by the exons ATGTCTCTATCAAAGGTCGAGGACCCAAAGAAAGtggccgccgctgctgctgctcaacaGAGCGACAACATAGCCCATGCTCTGGcgggtgctggtggtggcaTACTGTCCATGGTTCTGAC ATACCCACTTATAACACTCTCAACTCGAGCGCAAGTCGAATCCAAGCGTGCGCAGTCTTCGACTATTGATGCGATTCGTCGTATTGTGCAGAGAGAAGGAATAGTTGGACTTTACTCTGGCCTCGAGTCAGCATTATTCGGTATCAGCGTCACGAACTTTGTCTACTACTACTGGTACGAATGGACCAGGTCTGCCTTCGAGAAGGCTGCCGAAAAAGCAGGTCGTTCAAAGAAATTGTCAACACTCGAATCGATGATAGCCGGAGCAATTGCAGGGAGTGCAACTGTCCTGCTCACAAACCCGATTTGGGTCGTCAACACCAGAGTGACCGCACGCAAATCGGCAGAGGATGATCAGTCACTGCCAGGAGCTCCCAAGAAGCAGCGGCCGTCTACTTTCGGTACACTTATGGACCTACTCCAGAAGGAGGGACCCACTGCACTCTTTGCTGGCGTCCTACCTGCACTTGTCTTGGTGATCAATCCTATTCTACAGTATACCATCTTCGAGCAGTTGAAAAACATAGTGGAACGCCGCCGTCGGATGACACCAAAGGACGCCTTTTACCTCGGTGCCCTTGGCAAGATTTTGGCGACCTCAATCACATACCCATACATTACTGTGAAAAGCCGAATGCATGTTGCCAGCAAGGATGGCCCCAAGGAGAGCTTGAACGGAAGCTTAAAGAGAATCATAAAGGAAGAGGGCTACACTGGACTGTACAAAG GAATCGGGCCTAAAGTCACCCAAAGTGCAATAACTGCCGCTTTCTTGTTTGCCTTCAAAGACGTCCTTTATGACGCAATGGCGTCACTTCGGAGGAGTCGCGTCTCAAAATAG
- a CDS encoding M1 family metallopeptidase (transcript_id=CADANIAT00004372), translating to MASKDRDILPNVVKPAHYDISLFDLQLGGSWSYKGIVNITSKVYSPTREVVLNAKEIEVHHAKVLGLDGVELTKTSEITYDQKSERVTIRFPKELPQSELVVSISFTGTMNNAMAGFYRSKYKPAVEPTSDTPKEGEFYYMLSTQFESCDARRAFPCFDEPNLKATFDFEIEVPKGQTAISNMPVKSEREGSKPELKVVSFDTTPVMSTYLLAWAIGDFDYVEALTERKYQGKSIPVRVYTTKGLKEQARFALECAHRTVDYFSEIFEIEYPLPKADLLAVHEFAMGAMENWGLVTYRTTAVLFDEGKSDTRYKNRIAYVVAHELAHQWFGNLVTMDWWDELWLNEGFATWVGWLAVDHFYPEWNIWSQFVAEGVQQAFQLDSLRASHPIQVPVKNALEVDQIFDHISYLKGSSVIRMLSTHLGRETFLRGVAQYLKTHAYGNATTNDLWIALSQASNQDVNSFMDPWIRKIGFPVVTIAEETGQLEIRQNRFLSTGDVKPEEDETTWWIPLGIKSGPELTVQDPRALVSKADTIQGIGQDSFYKINKDLSGFYRTNYSSSRLKKLGQSLDSLSTEDKIGLIGDAAALAVSGESSTAALLSLLEGFKDETNYLVWSQISSSVGNLRSVFSQNEEVAEGLKKFARELSAPAANMIGWEFKPTDDYLTLQLRKLLIAMSGLAGNESIVAEAKNRFGLWATAKDKSAIHTNLRSAIFSIAVSEGTREEYDSVKDEYLKTDSVDGKEICLGALGRTKDAALVNEYLDFVFSDKVAIQDVHNGAVSLAANSKVRHLLWEYMKNNWDSVEARLSANNVVFERFVRMGLSKFADHSIGDDIAAFFQDKDTTAYDRALVIVADSIRTSANYKERDEKQVLKWLKEHGYA from the exons ATGGCATCAAAGGACAGAGATATTCTTCCCAATGT GGTCAAACCTGCCCATTATGACATTTCCCTCTTCGACCTGCAGCTCGGTGGCTCGTGGAGCTACAAGGGTATAGTCAACATCACTTCAAAGGTCTACAGTCCCACAAGGGAAGTGGTGCTCAATGCAAAAGAAATTGAAGTGCACCATGCGAAGGTTCTAGGATTAGACG GCGTAGAGTTGACCAAAACGTCTGAGATCACCTACGATCAGAAATCGGAAAGGGTGACAATTAGGTTCCCCAAGGAACTCCCTCAGTCCGAACTCGTCGTCTCCATATCGTTCACCGGCACCATGAATAATGCCATGGCTGGGTTTTACCGCTCCAAATATAAGCCTGCTGTCGAGCCGACGTCTGACACCCCCAAGGAAGGAGAATTTTATTATATGCTGAGCACTCAGTTTGAGTCCTGTGATGCACGCAGAGCATTTCCTTGTTTTGATGAGCCAAACCTCAAGGCGACATTTGACTTCGAAATTGAAGTGCCTAAGGGTCAGACGGCTATCAGCAACATGCCAGTCAAGTCCGAAAGGGAGGGCAGCAAGCCTGAGCTCAAAGTGGTTTCTTTCGATACGACCCCAGTGATGAGCACTTAT CTTTTGGCGTGGGCAATTGGTGACTTTGACTACGTCGAGGCATTGACCGAACGTAAATACCAGGGAAAGAGTATTCCTGTTCGTGTCTATACGACGAAGGGACTTAAAGAACAAGCCCGCTTTGCTCTTGAATGTGCACATCGGACCGTCGACTACTTCTCGGAGATTTTCGAGATCGAATATCCTCTGCCTAAGGCAGATCTTCTAGCGGTACATGAATTT GCAATGGGAGCTATGGAAAACTGGGGTCTTGTGACGTATCGCACGACTGCCGTTCTGTTCGACGAAGGCAAATCAGATACTCGTTATAAGAATCGAATTGCTTATGTTGTCGCTCATG AACTTGCACACCAGTGGTTTGGCAATCTCGTAACAATGGATTGGTGGGATGAGCTCTGGCTCAATGAGGGCTTTGCTACATGGGTCGGATGGCTTGCTGTCGATCACTTCTATCCAG AATGGAATATCTGGTCGCAGTTCGTG GCTGAAGGTGTCCAGCAAGCATTTCAACTCGATTCGTTGCGTGCATCTCACCCGATCCAAGTACCCGTCAAAAACGCTCTAGAGGTCGACCAGATCTTTGACCACATCAGCTACCTTAAGGGTAGCTCCGTCATCCGCATGCTCAGTACCCATCTTGGGCGCGAAACTTTCCTTCGTGGTGTGGCGCAATACCTCAAGACTCACGCATATG GCAACGCTACTACTAATGATCTTTGGATTGCACTTAGCCAAGCATCTAACCAGGACGTTAACAGTTTCATG GATCCATGGATTCGTAAAATTGGGTTTCCAGTTGTCACAATCGCGGAAGAGACGGGCCAACTTGAAATTCGCCAAAACAGATTTCTCTCAACCGGTGATGTAAAGcctgaagaggatgagacAACTTGGTGGATTCCGCTCGGTATCAAATCGGGTCCCGAATTGACGGTTCAGGACCCTCGTGCTCTCGTATCAAAGGCGGACACCATCCAGGGCATTGGCCAGGATTCGTTTTACAAGATCAACAAAGACCTTTCCGGTTTTTATCGAACCAACTATTCCTCCTCAAGACTTAAAAAGCTCGGTCAGTCCCTGGATTCGTTAAGCACTGAGGACAAGATTGGATTGATTGGTGACGCTGCTGCCCTCGCTGTATCTGGTGAAAGTAGCACTGCAGCCTTGCTATCTCTTCTAGAAGGGTTCAAGGATGAAACGAACTATTT GGTTTGGTCCCAAATTTCGTCTTCTGTCGGCAATTTACGGTCTGTCTTCTCACAGAACGAAGAGGTGGCTGAGGGCCTCAAGAAGTTTGCTCGTGAACTTTCGGCCCCCGCCGCGAATATGATCGGCTGGGAGTTCAAGCCCACTGATGATTATCTCACTCTGCAGTTGCGGAAGCTTCTGATCGCGATGTCGGGGCTTGCGGGCAATGAGAG TATTGTGGCTGAAGCTAAGAATCGCTTTGGTCTGTGGGCAACCGCAAAGGACAAGAGCGCTATCCACACAAATCTCCGCTCTGCAATCTTCAGTATTGCTGTCTCGGAAGGTACTAGAGAAGAGTACGACTCTGTGAAGGACGAATATCTCAAGACCGATTCTGTTGATGGCAAGGAAATCTGCCTTGGGGCTCTGGGACGTACGAAGGATGCTGCACTTGTCAATGAGTATCTGGACTTCGTGTTCTCGGATAAAGTTGCTATTCAGGACGTGCATAACGGTGCAGTTTCCTTGGCGGCCAACTCCAAAGTTCGTCATTTGCTATGGGAGTATATGAAGAACAACTGGGACTCCGTAGAAGCACGTCTTTCCGCAAACAACGTCGTTTTCGAGCGTTTCGTGCGGATGGGACTCTCGAAATTTGCTGATCATAGCATTGGCGATGATATTGCTGCATtcttccaggacaaggaTACAACTGCGTATGATCGCGCACTAGTGATTGTGGCCGACAGTATCCGGACCAGTGCCAACTACAAAGAAAGGGATGAAAAGCAAGTCTTGAAATGGCTAAAAGAGCATGGTTATGCTTGA